Proteins encoded by one window of Lutibacter sp. A64:
- a CDS encoding SPOR domain-containing protein, translated as MKFLNKIKGLGFIITFFITGAIFAQSEAQKIEDLITQKKSYNQQNKNTVVYKIQLYNGTESEAYKIKNNFTATFPEYKAKIIYKQPEWKTQVGDFETKLEADRVLLLIKEEFAGAIVLEDLI; from the coding sequence ATGAAGTTTTTAAATAAAATAAAAGGCCTTGGCTTTATAATAACATTTTTTATTACTGGAGCGATATTTGCACAAAGCGAAGCTCAAAAAATTGAAGATTTAATTACCCAAAAAAAAAGCTATAATCAACAAAATAAAAATACTGTAGTTTATAAAATTCAACTATACAATGGTACTGAAAGTGAAGCTTATAAAATAAAAAATAATTTTACAGCTACTTTTCCTGAATATAAAGCTAAAATTATTTACAAACAACCTGAATGGAAAACACAAGTAGGTGATTTTGAAACAAAATTAGAAGCCGATAGAGTTTTATTACTTATTAAAGAAGAATTTGCTGGTGCAATTGTGTTAGAAGATCTTATTTAG
- a CDS encoding c-type cytochrome, with amino-acid sequence MKSVKQHSPLSRLVNSSLAFLLLFSLSLSAQQADVANGEKLFKANCAACHKLDKKLVGPALEGITEKREQDWLISWIKDSPGMIKSGDKLAIQVFEENNKLPMVANPHLSDQDIIDILEYTKGEPVVKETASVAQEVDPGVERGKQIFKTNCAACHKMEGKLIGPELLKITDTREHEWLKAWIKDNNALAASGDKLAKEVQASNPAVMTPFPQLSDQDLEDLLKYFAVGDVKEVVVATADASSEQIFNKPGFGVLPTLGVTILAFLLLSLIVAVTTNKKVEEGEEGEESTENMLKTMFFNPFLRFLTIIFVLLGGAWFFFGWLMQIDVNEGYQPIQPITFSHAVHAGDNKIDCQYCHSSAKHSKTSGIPTANVCMNCHKSISEYTGPLFDGHTKEDLDNEIQKIYDAVGWDKDKMEYIEGYEEKPIEWVRIHNLADFAYYNHSQHVTVAGLDCQKCHGPVEEMHEMHQFSPLTMGWCIDCHRETEVDMTENGYYKNIHDQLAKKYGVEKVTAAQMGGLECGKCHY; translated from the coding sequence ATGAAAAGTGTGAAACAACACAGTCCATTATCAAGATTAGTCAATAGTAGTCTTGCTTTCCTTTTATTATTTTCACTCAGTTTATCTGCGCAACAAGCCGATGTAGCTAATGGAGAAAAACTCTTCAAGGCTAATTGTGCCGCGTGCCATAAACTCGATAAAAAACTAGTAGGTCCTGCTTTAGAGGGTATTACGGAAAAAAGAGAACAAGATTGGTTAATTTCTTGGATTAAGGATAGTCCAGGAATGATTAAATCAGGAGACAAGTTAGCAATTCAGGTTTTCGAAGAAAACAATAAATTGCCAATGGTAGCAAATCCACATTTATCTGATCAGGATATTATAGATATTTTGGAGTATACTAAAGGTGAGCCTGTAGTAAAAGAAACTGCATCTGTTGCTCAAGAAGTTGATCCAGGTGTAGAACGTGGTAAACAAATTTTTAAAACCAATTGTGCTGCCTGCCATAAAATGGAAGGTAAATTAATTGGTCCGGAATTGTTAAAGATTACAGATACACGTGAACATGAATGGTTAAAAGCATGGATTAAAGATAACAATGCTTTAGCTGCTTCTGGAGATAAATTGGCAAAAGAAGTTCAGGCGAGTAATCCTGCTGTAATGACTCCTTTTCCTCAATTATCTGATCAAGATTTAGAAGATTTATTAAAATATTTTGCGGTTGGAGATGTGAAAGAAGTTGTTGTAGCAACTGCAGATGCTTCAAGTGAACAAATTTTTAATAAACCTGGTTTTGGTGTTTTACCAACATTAGGTGTTACAATTTTAGCATTTTTATTGCTTTCATTAATTGTAGCAGTAACTACAAACAAAAAAGTAGAAGAAGGAGAAGAAGGAGAAGAGTCTACAGAAAACATGTTGAAAACAATGTTTTTCAATCCGTTTTTAAGATTCTTAACTATAATTTTTGTTTTATTAGGTGGAGCATGGTTCTTTTTTGGATGGTTAATGCAAATTGATGTAAATGAAGGTTATCAACCAATTCAACCTATAACTTTTTCACACGCTGTTCATGCTGGAGATAATAAAATAGATTGTCAATATTGTCACTCATCAGCTAAACATAGTAAAACTTCTGGAATTCCTACGGCAAATGTTTGTATGAATTGTCATAAGTCAATATCTGAGTATACAGGTCCATTATTTGATGGTCACACAAAAGAAGATTTAGATAATGAAATTCAAAAAATTTACGATGCAGTTGGATGGGATAAAGATAAAATGGAATACATTGAAGGGTATGAAGAAAAACCAATTGAATGGGTTAGAATTCACAATTTAGCTGACTTTGCTTATTACAATCACTCACAACACGTTACTGTTGCTGGTTTAGATTGTCAAAAATGTCACGGTCCAGTTGAAGAAATGCACGAAATGCACCAATTTTCACCATTAACAATGGGATGGTGTATTGATTGTCATAGAGAAACTGAAGTAGATATGACTGAAAATGGATATTATAAAAATATTCACGATCAATTAGCTAAAAAGTACGGTGTAGAAAAAGTGACAGCCGCTCAAATGGGAGGTTTAGAATGTGGAAAATGTCACTACTAA
- a CDS encoding TAT-variant-translocated molybdopterin oxidoreductase, which translates to MASNKKYWKSVEELKAKSSIVDTLKQNEFVEEIPTDEFLGDKENLESSSTTRRDFLKYVGFTTAAASLAACEGPVVKSIPYVIKPDDIIPGVAEYYATTMADGFDFANVLVKVREGRPIKIEPNKDAKGSTNARVQASVLSLYDSLRLKESRFNENGAAISSENADKQILAKLNEVKAANLPIAVLSGTCASPSTKKLLSNFGETFGNVNHVVYDAVSESAALDAFEAMYGSRALPDYNLDKADVIVSIGADFLGDWQGGGFEAAYAKGRVPTNGKMSRHIQIESNMTLTGSNADKRFMVKPSEQNLALIKLYNAVVKGISTREASPLNDTILKATAQIKKAGSKAVVVTGIQDKNAQLLALAINQAINSEVIDVVNTKNVRKGNDTAVAQLVSDMNAGKIGAIIINNSNPVYTLPNSAEFVEGLKKVKLSVAFSMQDNETANAVQYALATPHYLESWGDVVIKKGQYSLMQPTIKPLFKTRQFQDALLAWIGSASTYYDFLKEYWNVEILKGKSWNQALHDGVFVVDATEDAEVVINDVDIDAAGSELAKIKGSEFELSLYTKTGLGDGQMANNPWLQEFPDPITRTSWDNYLTMSKADAEALGVINYNVANGALNGSYVEMSLNGVSEVMPVLIQPGQAKGSLGLAFGYGRKQGLKEEMQVGKNAYQYYKDFNKYQSNVSLKLVGGEHEFACVQLHNTLMGRGDIIKETTIEDFNNLDSKEWNKVPMVSLDHNEVEATSVDLWTEFDRSGGHHFNLSIDLNACTGCGACVIACHAENNVPVVGKDEIRKSRDMHWLRIDRYYSHEEDFAGDNEKKEAGTGVIGYKDTMAELEDPSENPSVAFQPVMCQHCNHAPCETVCPVAATSHGRQGQNQMAYNRCVGTRYCSNNCPYKVRRFNWFNYPNNSEFDYNMNDDLGKMVLNPDVTVRSRGVMEKCSMCIQMTQATILKAKKEGRPVNTNEFETACSNACSTGAMVFGDVNKEEDTVASLAKDKRAYHLLEHIGTKPNVVYHVKVRNTKEA; encoded by the coding sequence ATGGCATCAAACAAAAAATACTGGAAAAGTGTTGAAGAGCTAAAAGCAAAAAGCTCTATTGTTGATACGTTAAAGCAAAACGAGTTTGTTGAAGAAATTCCTACTGACGAATTTTTAGGAGATAAAGAAAATCTAGAATCTTCATCAACAACACGTAGAGACTTTTTAAAATATGTTGGATTTACAACAGCTGCAGCTTCTTTAGCAGCTTGTGAAGGTCCAGTTGTTAAATCAATTCCATATGTAATAAAACCAGATGATATTATTCCTGGTGTTGCAGAATATTATGCAACTACAATGGCAGATGGATTTGACTTTGCAAATGTTTTAGTAAAAGTTAGAGAAGGACGTCCAATAAAAATTGAACCAAATAAAGACGCAAAGGGAAGTACTAATGCACGTGTGCAAGCTTCTGTGCTTTCATTGTATGATAGTCTGCGTTTAAAAGAATCTAGGTTTAACGAAAATGGAGCTGCTATTTCATCAGAAAATGCAGATAAGCAAATATTAGCTAAGTTAAATGAGGTTAAAGCTGCTAATTTACCAATTGCAGTACTTAGTGGAACTTGTGCTAGTCCTTCAACAAAAAAGTTATTAAGTAATTTTGGTGAAACTTTTGGCAATGTAAATCACGTAGTTTATGATGCTGTTTCAGAATCTGCTGCATTAGATGCTTTTGAAGCTATGTACGGATCTAGAGCTTTACCAGATTATAATTTAGATAAGGCTGATGTTATAGTTTCTATTGGTGCAGATTTCTTAGGAGATTGGCAAGGTGGAGGTTTTGAAGCTGCTTATGCAAAAGGACGTGTTCCTACTAATGGAAAAATGTCTCGTCATATACAGATTGAATCTAATATGACTTTAACTGGGTCTAATGCAGATAAACGTTTTATGGTAAAACCATCAGAACAAAATTTAGCATTAATTAAATTATATAACGCCGTAGTTAAAGGAATTTCTACAAGAGAAGCAAGTCCTTTAAACGATACTATTTTAAAAGCTACAGCTCAAATTAAAAAAGCAGGTAGTAAAGCAGTTGTTGTAACAGGAATACAAGATAAAAATGCACAATTATTAGCATTAGCTATAAACCAAGCTATTAATAGTGAGGTTATAGATGTTGTAAATACAAAAAATGTTAGAAAAGGAAATGATACTGCTGTTGCTCAGTTAGTTTCAGATATGAATGCAGGTAAAATTGGAGCAATAATTATTAATAATTCCAATCCTGTTTATACGTTACCTAATTCAGCTGAATTTGTTGAAGGATTGAAAAAAGTAAAATTATCTGTTGCATTTTCTATGCAAGATAATGAAACTGCAAACGCAGTTCAATATGCATTAGCTACACCACATTATTTAGAATCTTGGGGTGATGTTGTTATTAAAAAAGGACAATATAGTTTAATGCAACCAACAATAAAACCATTGTTTAAAACACGCCAGTTTCAAGATGCTTTGTTAGCTTGGATAGGTAGTGCTTCTACTTATTACGATTTTCTTAAAGAATATTGGAATGTAGAAATATTAAAAGGTAAATCTTGGAATCAAGCTTTGCATGATGGTGTATTTGTTGTAGATGCTACTGAAGATGCGGAGGTTGTTATAAACGATGTTGATATTGATGCAGCTGGTTCTGAATTAGCGAAAATTAAAGGAAGTGAATTTGAACTTTCATTATATACAAAAACAGGTTTAGGTGATGGACAAATGGCAAATAATCCTTGGTTACAAGAATTTCCAGATCCAATTACAAGAACCTCTTGGGATAATTACTTAACCATGTCTAAAGCAGATGCTGAGGCTCTTGGTGTAATTAATTATAACGTTGCAAACGGTGCTTTAAATGGTAGTTATGTTGAAATGTCTTTAAACGGTGTTTCTGAAGTAATGCCAGTTTTAATACAGCCAGGTCAGGCAAAAGGCTCATTAGGACTAGCTTTTGGTTACGGACGTAAGCAAGGTTTAAAAGAAGAAATGCAAGTTGGTAAAAATGCTTACCAATATTATAAAGATTTTAATAAATATCAATCTAATGTATCTTTAAAGTTGGTAGGTGGTGAACATGAATTTGCTTGTGTTCAATTGCATAATACTTTAATGGGTAGAGGTGATATTATTAAAGAAACTACAATTGAAGACTTTAATAATTTAGATTCTAAAGAATGGAATAAAGTTCCTATGGTTTCTTTAGATCATAATGAAGTTGAAGCAACATCAGTAGATTTATGGACTGAATTTGATAGATCTGGAGGTCATCATTTTAATTTATCTATAGATTTAAATGCATGTACCGGTTGTGGAGCTTGTGTTATTGCTTGTCATGCAGAAAATAATGTGCCAGTTGTAGGAAAAGATGAGATTAGAAAATCAAGAGATATGCACTGGTTGCGTATTGATAGATACTACTCTCACGAAGAAGATTTTGCTGGCGATAATGAAAAGAAAGAAGCAGGAACTGGAGTTATAGGATATAAAGATACAATGGCTGAGTTAGAAGATCCATCAGAAAATCCTTCTGTTGCTTTTCAACCTGTAATGTGTCAACACTGTAATCACGCACCTTGTGAAACAGTTTGTCCTGTTGCTGCAACATCACACGGTCGACAAGGTCAAAATCAAATGGCTTATAACCGTTGTGTAGGAACAAGATATTGCTCTAATAACTGTCCATACAAAGTACGTAGATTTAACTGGTTTAACTATCCTAATAATAGTGAATTTGACTACAATATGAACGATGATTTAGGTAAAATGGTGTTAAATCCTGATGTTACTGTCCGTTCACGTGGAGTTATGGAAAAATGTTCTATGTGTATTCAAATGACGCAAGCAACAATTTTAAAAGCTAAAAAAGAAGGAAGACCTGTTAATACTAACGAGTTTGAAACAGCTTGTTCTAACGCCTGTAGTACTGGAGCTATGGTTTTTGGAGATGTGAATAAAGAAGAAGATACTGTAGCTAGTTTAGCTAAAGATAAAAGAGCATATCATTTACTAGAACATATTGGTACAAAACCAAACGTGGTTTACCATGTGAAAGTTAGAAATACGAAAGAAGCATAA
- the nrfD gene encoding NrfD/PsrC family molybdoenzyme membrane anchor subunit, translating into MSSHYEAPIRRPLIVGDKSYHDITLDVAAPVEGKANKLWWTAFTIALLAFLWGLGAIIYTVGTGIGVWGLNKTVGWAWDITNFVWWVGIGHAGTLISAVLLLFRQKWRMGINRSAEAMTIFSVVQAGLFPVIHMGRMWNAHFVLPIPNQFGSLWTNFNSPLLWDVFAISTYLSVSLVFWWTGLLPDFAMLRDRAVRPFQKKIYSLLSFGWTGRAKDWQRFEEVSLVLAGLATPLVLSVHTIVSFDFATSVIPGWHTTIFPPYFVAGAVFSGFAMVNTLLIIMRKVSNLEAYITKQHIELMNIVIMITGSIVGCAYITELFIAWYSGVEYEQYAFLNRATGPYWWAYLLMMSCNVLSPQFMWFKKLRTSIMFSFIISIVVNIGMWFERFVIIVTSLHRDYLPSSWTMFSPTFVDIGIYVGTIGFFFVLFLLYARTFPVIAQAEVKSILKSSGEAYKLYRDAGGKNPAPTKKEIKTSKETPASTKDTSEQKNVLLGSLGTFDVTTQTADDLKLISGVGPKLEKILNTIGIYSFEQVSKMTEKEYDLLDSLLDSFKGRAKRDDWAGQAKNLKNNG; encoded by the coding sequence ATGTCGTCTCATTACGAAGCACCTATTAGAAGACCTTTAATTGTTGGGGATAAAAGCTATCACGATATTACATTGGATGTTGCAGCTCCAGTTGAAGGTAAAGCAAATAAATTATGGTGGACAGCTTTTACAATTGCACTTTTAGCATTCCTTTGGGGACTTGGCGCAATTATATACACCGTTGGAACAGGAATTGGAGTTTGGGGTTTAAATAAAACCGTAGGCTGGGCCTGGGATATTACTAACTTTGTATGGTGGGTAGGTATCGGTCATGCTGGTACTTTAATTTCAGCTGTATTATTATTATTCCGCCAAAAATGGAGAATGGGTATTAACCGTTCTGCCGAAGCAATGACAATTTTCTCTGTAGTTCAAGCAGGTTTGTTCCCTGTAATTCACATGGGACGTATGTGGAATGCACATTTTGTGTTGCCAATTCCTAACCAATTTGGATCACTTTGGACTAACTTTAACTCACCATTACTGTGGGATGTTTTTGCAATTTCAACCTATTTATCTGTTTCATTAGTTTTCTGGTGGACAGGTTTATTACCTGATTTTGCAATGTTGCGTGATAGAGCTGTAAGACCTTTTCAAAAGAAAATTTATAGTTTATTAAGTTTTGGATGGACAGGTAGAGCAAAAGATTGGCAACGTTTTGAAGAAGTATCTTTGGTTTTAGCTGGTTTAGCTACACCTTTAGTACTTTCTGTACATACAATTGTATCTTTTGACTTTGCTACATCGGTAATTCCTGGTTGGCATACAACAATTTTTCCTCCGTACTTTGTTGCTGGAGCAGTTTTCTCTGGATTTGCAATGGTAAATACCTTGCTTATTATTATGAGAAAAGTATCAAATTTAGAAGCATACATAACAAAACAACATATAGAATTAATGAACATTGTAATTATGATTACAGGTTCAATTGTAGGTTGTGCTTATATTACCGAGTTATTTATTGCTTGGTATTCAGGTGTAGAATATGAACAATATGCCTTTTTAAATAGAGCCACTGGTCCTTACTGGTGGGCATATTTATTAATGATGAGTTGTAATGTGCTTTCTCCACAATTTATGTGGTTTAAAAAATTACGTACAAGTATTATGTTCTCTTTTATTATTTCAATAGTTGTAAATATTGGAATGTGGTTTGAGCGTTTTGTAATTATTGTAACATCTTTACATAGAGATTACTTACCATCATCTTGGACTATGTTCTCACCAACATTTGTAGATATTGGAATTTACGTTGGTACAATAGGATTTTTCTTTGTATTGTTTTTATTATATGCAAGAACTTTCCCTGTAATTGCGCAAGCAGAGGTTAAATCTATTTTAAAATCTTCTGGAGAAGCTTATAAATTATACAGAGATGCAGGAGGAAAAAATCCAGCACCTACTAAAAAGGAGATTAAAACTTCAAAAGAAACACCTGCAAGTACTAAAGATACTTCAGAACAAAAAAATGTGTTATTAGGTAGTTTAGGAACATTTGATGTTACAACACAAACTGCGGATGATTTAAAATTAATTAGTGGAGTAGGACCTAAGTTAGAAAAAATATTAAATACAATTGGTATTTATAGTTTTGAACAAGTTAGTAAAATGACTGAAAAAGAATATGATTTGTTAGACTCACTTTTAGATTCATTTAAAGGTAGAGCAAAACGAGATGATTGGGCAGGACAAGCTAAAAACTTAAAAAATAACGGGTAA
- a CDS encoding DUF3341 domain-containing protein translates to MSSKVIQAMYNDDDILMDAVKEVRAANHHIEEVYTPFPVHGLDKAMGLKGTRIAITAFMYGCVGFIFAVWMMNYMMIEQWPQDIGGKPSFTFLQNMPAFIPIMFELSVFFAAHLMVITFYMRSRLWPFKEAENPDPRTTDDMFVMEVTVDGNEKELVSFLENTGTVEIKVTEKH, encoded by the coding sequence ATGAGCTCAAAAGTAATACAAGCAATGTATAATGATGATGACATCCTTATGGATGCTGTAAAAGAAGTACGTGCAGCAAATCATCATATAGAAGAAGTTTATACACCATTTCCAGTTCATGGTTTAGATAAAGCAATGGGACTTAAAGGTACGCGAATTGCAATTACTGCTTTTATGTATGGATGCGTAGGTTTTATATTTGCTGTTTGGATGATGAATTATATGATGATAGAACAATGGCCACAAGATATTGGAGGAAAACCTAGTTTTACATTTTTACAAAATATGCCAGCTTTTATTCCAATTATGTTTGAATTAAGTGTGTTTTTTGCAGCGCATTTAATGGTAATTACTTTTTATATGAGAAGTAGATTATGGCCATTTAAAGAAGCTGAAAATCCAGATCCTAGAACAACAGACGATATGTTTGTAATGGAAGTTACTGTAGATGGAAATGAAAAAGAATTAGTTTCTTTTTTAGAAAATACAGGAACGGTTGAAATTAAAGTAACTGAAAAGCATTAA